One genomic segment of Pseudonocardia sp. T1-2H includes these proteins:
- the glp gene encoding molybdotransferase-like divisome protein Glp, whose product MRTVDEQLRRVLEIAVRPAPVRVAISDAQGLRSAEEVVTGRPMPGFDQAAIDGYAVRSVDLSGATEAEPVSIPVVGEIPAGSRQPLRLQPGQAVRVTAGAPLPTLADAVVPLDNTDGGSARLQVFRGVPSASFVRRVGEDVQPGDVAVRRDAIVGAAQVALLAAAGRDKLLVHPRPRVSVVSVGDELVDVARPPSNGQVPDICSHALTAAARECGAETARARTVRCDARELRAAVEDLLPVSEIIVVAGGAGGNAGAEAKAAFAGLGEIDATRVAMHPGSSQAFVRLGGDAVPTFLFPAHPATALVLFEVLVRPVIRVGLGAEPHRKTVSARLTSPISSPEGRRSYLRGRLLREQATGDYLVQPLAVAGTHLLSSLAEANGMIVVGEDVIDATVDERVDVALLSSRR is encoded by the coding sequence GTGCGGACGGTCGACGAGCAGCTCCGCCGGGTCCTGGAGATCGCGGTCCGGCCCGCCCCCGTCAGGGTGGCGATCTCGGACGCGCAGGGCCTGCGCAGCGCGGAGGAGGTCGTGACGGGGCGGCCGATGCCCGGTTTCGACCAGGCCGCGATCGACGGGTACGCCGTGCGGAGCGTGGACCTCTCGGGTGCCACCGAGGCGGAGCCCGTGAGCATCCCGGTCGTGGGGGAGATCCCGGCGGGATCGCGCCAGCCGCTGCGCCTGCAGCCCGGCCAGGCCGTGCGCGTCACGGCCGGGGCGCCGCTGCCCACCCTCGCGGACGCCGTCGTGCCGCTGGACAACACCGACGGCGGCTCGGCCCGCCTGCAGGTCTTCCGCGGCGTGCCCTCGGCGTCCTTCGTGCGCCGGGTCGGCGAGGACGTCCAGCCCGGCGACGTCGCCGTGCGCCGGGACGCGATCGTCGGCGCGGCCCAGGTCGCGCTGCTCGCGGCCGCCGGCCGGGACAAGCTGCTCGTGCACCCGCGTCCGCGCGTCTCGGTCGTCTCCGTCGGGGACGAGCTCGTCGACGTGGCGCGCCCGCCGTCGAACGGGCAGGTGCCGGACATCTGCTCGCACGCCCTCACCGCGGCCGCCCGGGAGTGCGGCGCGGAGACCGCGCGGGCCCGGACCGTCCGCTGCGACGCCCGGGAGCTGCGCGCGGCCGTGGAGGACCTGCTGCCCGTCAGCGAGATCATCGTCGTGGCCGGCGGGGCGGGCGGGAACGCCGGCGCCGAGGCCAAGGCGGCGTTCGCCGGGCTGGGCGAGATCGACGCGACCCGGGTGGCGATGCACCCCGGCTCGTCGCAGGCGTTCGTCCGGCTGGGCGGCGACGCCGTGCCCACCTTCCTGTTCCCGGCCCACCCGGCCACCGCGCTCGTCCTCTTCGAGGTCCTGGTCCGCCCGGTGATCCGGGTGGGGCTGGGCGCCGAGCCCCACCGCAAAACGGTCTCCGCGCGGCTCACCTCGCCGATCTCCTCGCCCGAGGGCCGGCGCTCCTACCTGCGCGGACGGCTGCTGCGTGAGCAGGCGACGGGGGACTACCTCGTGCAGCCCCTCGCCGTCGCGGGCACCCATCTGCTGTCCTCCCTGGCCGAGGCCAACGGCATGATCGTCGTGGGGGAGGACGTCATCGACGCGACCGTCGACGAGCGTGTGGACGTCGCCCTGCTCTCGTCGCGTCGTTGA
- a CDS encoding GNAT family N-acetyltransferase, giving the protein MAHSRPDPRHGLPENVGRHPGWPAGLGPLRVPAGVVTLRGVKLSDGSAWSEIRLRDEQHLTPWEPTTPGGWARRNAPVEWPGRWWLLRGAARRGAALPFAILLDGRLVGQVMVGNVVREPLLSAYVGYWCDARVNGGGVTTAAVAMVVDHCFTAVGLHRIEATVRPENGASLRVLAKLGFRQEGLFRRYLDVDGAWRDHLCFAQTVEELPQGGLAARLVAEGRASRV; this is encoded by the coding sequence GTGGCACACAGCCGGCCCGACCCGCGCCACGGCCTGCCGGAGAACGTCGGCCGGCACCCCGGCTGGCCCGCCGGGCTCGGTCCGCTACGGGTGCCCGCCGGTGTGGTCACGCTGCGCGGGGTGAAGCTCTCCGACGGGTCGGCCTGGTCGGAGATCCGGCTGCGGGACGAGCAGCACCTCACGCCCTGGGAGCCCACCACGCCCGGTGGCTGGGCCCGGCGCAACGCCCCTGTGGAGTGGCCCGGGCGCTGGTGGCTGCTGCGCGGCGCCGCCCGCCGGGGCGCGGCCCTGCCCTTCGCGATCCTGCTCGACGGCCGGCTGGTCGGGCAGGTGATGGTCGGCAACGTCGTGCGCGAACCCCTGCTGTCGGCCTACGTCGGCTACTGGTGCGACGCCCGGGTCAACGGCGGCGGGGTGACGACGGCGGCCGTCGCGATGGTCGTCGACCACTGCTTCACCGCCGTCGGGCTGCACCGGATCGAGGCCACGGTCCGCCCGGAGAACGGCGCGAGCCTGCGGGTGCTGGCGAAGCTCGGGTTCCGGCAGGAGGGGCTCTTCCGGCGCTACCTCGACGTCGACGGCGCGTGGCGGGACCATCTCTGCTTCGCCCAGACCGTCGAGGAGCTGCCGCAGGGCGGCCTCGCCGCGCGGCTCGTCGCCGAAGGGCGTGCCTCGCGCGTCTGA
- the sepX gene encoding divisome protein SepX/GlpR, protein MPSSLIFVGLVVVWLLILVPAVARRQQEVARPSEAALAGRVLARPVRHRIQEVDQMNESDIPTESRAARADTTRPEPAQAAAARVPTARVPVAAGARTSAARAEEDVLAPPDHGDTDRVEDRDLHGELDDELELDAHDGEPEEEPAGSRGVDPAERPGDAEEREWQRPPARYRPGRGGFDAEAAALTARARYAFRQRVVIGLLVGAVATALIAVIALPALWWPHALIDVSLVSYLVYLRRQVRMEEAIRERRAARMAGTRRPSAADDPELDDWARRGKEAAARAQDDGYAGYYDYDESDVSAADVDEDRSDDEADDDADDEAWTTDDVTPERVRGTGEPIGVLPARRRTARSADEDPAGAEVESALPRLQPAPPPPLPAGTQLVDVDEEEDGLVADAGTGASAYRRAAGE, encoded by the coding sequence GTGCCCAGCTCTCTGATCTTCGTGGGCCTCGTGGTGGTCTGGCTGCTCATCCTCGTTCCCGCGGTCGCACGGCGCCAGCAGGAGGTGGCCCGGCCCAGCGAGGCCGCTCTCGCCGGCCGGGTGCTCGCGCGGCCGGTGCGGCACCGGATCCAGGAGGTGGACCAGATGAACGAGTCCGACATCCCGACGGAGTCCCGGGCGGCACGTGCCGACACGACGCGGCCCGAGCCCGCCCAGGCCGCGGCGGCACGGGTCCCCACGGCCCGCGTCCCGGTCGCGGCCGGGGCACGGACCTCGGCGGCCCGGGCGGAGGAGGACGTCCTCGCACCTCCGGACCACGGCGACACCGACCGGGTCGAGGACCGGGACCTCCACGGCGAGCTGGACGACGAGCTCGAGCTCGACGCGCACGACGGGGAGCCCGAGGAGGAGCCTGCGGGATCGCGCGGCGTCGATCCCGCCGAGCGCCCCGGGGACGCGGAGGAGCGCGAGTGGCAGCGCCCGCCCGCCCGCTACCGTCCCGGCCGCGGCGGGTTCGACGCCGAGGCGGCCGCGCTCACCGCGCGTGCCCGCTACGCGTTCCGCCAGCGTGTCGTCATCGGCCTGCTGGTCGGCGCGGTGGCCACCGCGCTGATCGCCGTGATCGCGCTGCCCGCGCTGTGGTGGCCGCACGCGCTGATCGACGTCTCGCTCGTCAGCTACCTGGTGTACCTGCGACGCCAGGTCCGCATGGAGGAGGCGATCCGGGAGCGCCGGGCCGCGCGGATGGCCGGCACGCGGCGCCCCTCCGCGGCCGACGACCCCGAACTCGACGACTGGGCCCGTCGAGGCAAGGAGGCCGCCGCGCGGGCGCAGGACGACGGCTATGCCGGCTACTACGACTACGACGAGTCCGACGTCTCGGCCGCGGACGTCGACGAGGACCGGTCCGACGACGAGGCCGACGACGACGCCGACGACGAGGCCTGGACCACCGACGACGTCACACCCGAGCGCGTGCGCGGGACCGGTGAGCCGATCGGCGTCCTGCCCGCCCGCCGGCGCACGGCCCGCTCCGCCGACGAGGACCCCGCGGGGGCCGAGGTGGAGTCCGCCCTCCCGCGCCTGCAGCCGGCCCCGCCGCCACCGCTGCCTGCGGGAACGCAGCTCGTGGACGTCGACGAGGAGGAGGACGGCCTCGTCGCGGACGCCGGGACGGGGGCGAGTGCCTACCGCCGTGCGGCCGGTGAATAG
- a CDS encoding helix-turn-helix domain-containing protein, producing MQSSDEVAAAVGRNVRALRTRRRMTIDALAAAAGVSRGTVIQIETARGNPSIGTLVHLAEALRVGVASLVDGDAAPRVVVRRAEQAVPLWSSDAGSTAVFRIGTDPPDVVELWDWTLQPGDSFDGEAHPMGTAEVLSVLEGRLGLRVGTAEHELDTGDTLMFQAHVPHRYSGAGAEPVRFTMVVVQPGDAGLVPPGAIAQAVEQ from the coding sequence GTGCAGTCCTCCGATGAGGTCGCGGCGGCCGTCGGCCGCAACGTCCGGGCCCTCCGCACCCGACGGCGGATGACCATCGACGCGCTCGCCGCCGCCGCCGGCGTCAGCCGCGGAACGGTGATCCAGATCGAGACCGCCCGCGGCAACCCGAGCATCGGCACCCTGGTGCACCTGGCCGAGGCGTTGCGGGTGGGCGTCGCGTCGCTGGTCGACGGCGACGCGGCGCCCCGGGTGGTCGTGCGGCGCGCCGAGCAGGCGGTGCCGCTGTGGAGCAGCGACGCCGGGAGCACCGCGGTCTTCCGGATCGGGACGGACCCGCCGGACGTCGTCGAGCTCTGGGACTGGACGTTGCAGCCGGGGGACTCCTTCGACGGCGAGGCACACCCCATGGGCACCGCCGAGGTGCTCTCCGTGCTCGAGGGGCGGCTCGGCCTGCGGGTCGGGACGGCGGAGCACGAGCTGGACACCGGGGACACGCTGATGTTCCAGGCCCACGTGCCGCACCGGTACTCCGGCGCGGGCGCGGAGCCCGTGCGGTTCACGATGGTGGTGGTCCAGCCCGGCGACGCAGGTCTGGTCCCCCCGGGCGCGATCGCGCAGGCGGTCGAACAATAA